TACAATAAAAATTAATACTTGTTTGGAATTAGCTATATTTCCAGTACTCGCTAACCGGACTTTCCCGATTAAAAAAATCTCTCCATCATTCCTGTTGAAATAAATTACGCCAATCCTATTGTTACGGCATGGACTGGCAAAATCATCGCCCCTGTCCATTCTTATTTACCGAAAATTGTCCATTGTTATTTACCGATTACATGAATGGCCAGATGAGTTTTATTGTTGACCTCATTTATGTTTCATTTTGAACAAATTTATTGAAATATTTACTTATTATTGATTTCTAGTGTGTTTTGCCATTGTATTTGATGATATAAATTCCAAATTTTATCCTCTTTTGATTTGAGCCCGACATTGAGGGATAAATTTTTTTTTGCCCAAAAACATATTTTGGTCCAGATCCGGAAAGATCTGGTCTGGATCTCGCAAAAGGTATAATCCCCAATGGTCTAGGAAAAAAATATTTATTGCCCAAAAATTTTTGTATTATCTTGTTTGACAACTGGGCCAGTGCCTGGAGTAAATTTAAAAAACATATTCAATTTTTCGACATAATATATCCTCTAATACGACAAAAGACCGGACCAACATATTGCTGACCCGGTCTTTACATTCACCAATTAAATCCACTTTTCACAAATCATTTATCACCATCATTATGCCGCATTATTTTCATATTCCTCATCATACAGCGGTATAATTTTAATGATTCCTTTACAATGTTTCTTTCTCTTTCGTTTTAATTTGGGTTCTTGGTACATTTCTTCATCCTTTTTCATACGGGTGTACCCGTAAATAAGTTTTAATTCTGTTTTGTAACTCATAATTTATAGAATTTTAGTTAATAATTTCATTTTGTTGGCGGATTGGGGTTGTCTGGAGGTATCCACCAGACAAACCCATACCGTTTGTTTCAAATGGACATTAGTTACGCCGCTTCTTCCATGTAATCGTTTTCAAATTCCGTGATTTCATCAGTCGTTGGCCGGTTTTCTTCCACCATTTTAAGTCTTTTTGCGGCAAATTGATGTGATGAGGTGTCGGTGTCATAACCGATTGATTTCCGTCCCAATGCACACGCCACCGCACAGGTGGTTCCTGTTCCGTTAAATATATCCAGTACCGTGTCTCCAATTTTTGTCGTCATTAAAATTGGTAATATTGGAATAATGTAACTATATGGGGCTTTGTGCCGATAATGGGGATTAATTTCCTTTAATTCGCTCCAGTTAAAACCACTTGATGTTATTTCATTTTCAACTGTCTGCTCATTTAAAAATGAACGAAACCTCTCCAATGGTTTTTTAATGGTAAAAACCTTATTTGAATGTTTTGGAACCACCCTGTCATTTACATTACTTGGTTTTATTTCATAATTTCCCTCTTTCCACATTTTAAATTCCCTGTAATAATATGTGTCAGGATTTTTGCAAAACCATAGGATGGTTTCATAATTTGGTAACAGTCTTCTCATATTTTCACCTACGGGTTTTGGATTTTTCTTCTTCCAAATAATTTTTTGTACCAAATACCATCCATAGTCCAGCATACCCACTACCAGTTTTTCCACCACAGCACAGTCCACTTTGCCATCGAAACTGTCACCAATGACAATAAATAAACTTCCGGTTTCTTTTAATTTGGGGTATACCCCCGAATATATTTCAACTTCCTTTTGAATATATTCATCCACGGTTTGTTCCTGACCATGCTGTATTTGTTCAACATCACGCACTCCATCGGGGTATGTTCTCATTTGATAATATGGACATGATGTTAAAACACAATTGATGCTGTCGTTTGGTACAACACCCAAATTTTCACAACTTTCGTTAACGATTGTATAATTTTCCCCATTTACCACCCGTAGGGCTTCTGTTAGTGCGTTTTCTCCCTGTTCCCGTTTTGCCTCTTTATAAATTTCCATGTAATTGAACGCCTGATGGATTTTTATAATTCCATGTTCCAATTTTTCCATCAAACCAAGTGTTTTGGAAACATCGGGATTGTTTTCTTCAAATTCTTTCACCTCCAGTAAGCGACGCAGGGTGATGGATGAAAAATCACATCCAATGATTTCACATGCGATTTGAAAACGATCCTTTCCCGCCAGACAAAAATCCTCATCACCCATTGATAAATCACCAATTTGTTCCCTTTTCTTTCCTTGGGATTTACCAAGTATACCCAGAACCTGTTCGGCCTGGTGGCATAGTTCCAACAATGATCTTTTGGGTGAACAATTCCAAAAGGTTCGTTTCATTGGAATTTCTTCATCTGTATATTCATATACTTCAATAGATATTTTTTCCCAACCCAATTGACATGCGGACATATATCTACTGATTCCGTCGAATATTAAATAACCTCCATCCCGTAATACTACCTTTATTGGATTTAATAGATATCCCACTAACTTCATCATTAATATCAACCCACTTAGTTTTTTCTCTTTATATACTTCCATCACCATGGGATGGGGTTTAATTTGGTTTATATCCACATCAAATATTCCCGTTGTATGGTTAATTTGATGGTTGTCTGTTGTTTTAACTACCATAGTGGGGTTACCACCGATGTTTTGTTTTCTGTTTGTTCTTCTTGTTTTCCGGTTTTTTGTTTTTTTCATGTATTAAAATTTTATTTGTTATTAAATCGTATGACAATCAAAATGACCAACACTATTGATAAAAAAAAGAGACTTCCAATGTTTAAAATGTTAAATGTTAATTCTGGTCACTCATTGTGACCAACGAAATAGATATAAAAAAAAGACACCTGGTGTCATCGTTGAATACACTGCGGATCTTCATCATTAATAGAATAAATAATAGAGATCCCGTTTGAGAATTTTAACAGAACTTATACTCAAGATGTCAAAGAACGAACTACTATATCTACCCTTTTATCATTATGATATAATCATTCACTGGGTTTTCTAATTTGACAAATAAATGGTTTTATATTTTTCCCATAATTCTGGTTGAACCTTTTTTATCGCCTCTTCTTCCGCCAGTGGATCTTTTCTTCCTTGTTTATAATTTGATAATTTACCAATCGACCTTGTTATTTCCCGTGTTTTCTTTCCATCATCTCCCATCCAAAAAGATTTAACCGATAGATAGATGATCTGTTCACCTGATGAATTTGGAGTATGGGGGTTGACCAGGATATTAATTTCTGGTTCTATTACCATTCTTAATCTCTTTAATTGGAAAATATATTTTTCCATTGTTGTCATAATATCACACGATCTTTCAATATCTGTATTCCCATTAACAAACTCCTTCAAATTCGTCAAATAAAAATTAATCATTTTGTCCTTTAAAAGTTGAAGTTCTTTTGTGTAAAGAGGTGATAAAAGATTCTTTTTAAATCGTTGAATTGTTATATTCTTGAAGTTATCATCAAGGATCCACGCAATCATCTCTTCAACTTCTTTTCGGTTATTCAATTTTCCTTCAATTCTATTCATATAATCTTCGACCTGTCCTTTTACTCTTTCCAAACTCATTTTATCAATACCTAAGAGAAGGAGAAGAAGTAAACAATTTATTGTTTCAGTACCGCCAAATAGAAAATCAATTATGTTCATTTTGTTTGTTTGATTTCGTTGGTACAAATTTATACCAACTTTTTTATATTTACCAAAATTAAATTGTTAAAAATTGTTATTTTATTTTCTGGGACCATAATCAAGATATCTGAATGTTTTAATACCATTATTATTATTGGTTTGATTTCGTTGGTCATAATTAGAGACCAAAGGTAATAATTTGATGATACTACGGGTAAATTAAATTGTTAAANNNNNNNNNNNNNNNNNNNNNNNNNNNNNNNNNNNNNNNNNNNNNNNNNNNNNNNNNNNNNNNNNNNNNNNNNNNNNNNNNNNNNNNNNNNNNNNNNNNNATTAGAGACCAAAGGTAATAATTTGATGATACTACGGGTAAATTAAATTGTTAAAAATTGTTATTTTATTTTCTGGGTCCATAATCAAGATATCTGAATGTTTTAATACCATTATTATTATTGGTTTGATTTCGTTGGTCATAATTAGAGACCAAAGGTAATAATTTGATGATACTACGGGTAAATTAAATTGTTAAACATTGTTATTTTATTTTCTGGGTCCATAATCAAGATGTCTGAATGTTTTAATACCATTATTATTATTGGTTTGATTTCGTTGGTCATAATTAGAGACCAAAGGTAATAATTTGATGATACTACGGGTAAATTAAATTGTTAAACATTGTTAATGGATTTTTCTGAAATATACTATGTCTTGTTATCCTGAAACCATTGTTATTGCTTCGTTTGATGTATTTTCTTACATATCGGTGACGGATTAAAACATGCGGTCTGGATGTATTATATATGTATTATGATAGAAGTTCCTTAACTGGTTAATGAAGTTGTACGCAATAAATGATCGATCACCGCCCCATTTCTTCCTGTCATTTTTGATGTTCTTTTAATAATGGCTGGCGTGTTT
Above is a genomic segment from Bacteroidales bacterium containing:
- a CDS encoding DNA modification methylase codes for the protein MKKTKNRKTRRTNRKQNIGGNPTMVVKTTDNHQINHTTGIFDVDINQIKPHPMVMEVYKEKKLSGLILMMKLVGYLLNPIKVVLRDGGYLIFDGISRYMSACQLGWEKISIEVYEYTDEEIPMKRTFWNCSPKRSLLELCHQAEQVLGILGKSQGKKREQIGDLSMGDEDFCLAGKDRFQIACEIIGCDFSSITLRRLLEVKEFEENNPDVSKTLGLMEKLEHGIIKIHQAFNYMEIYKEAKREQGENALTEALRVVNGENYTIVNESCENLGVVPNDSINCVLTSCPYYQMRTYPDGVRDVEQIQHGQEQTVDEYIQKEVEIYSGVYPKLKETGSLFIVIGDSFDGKVDCAVVEKLVVGMLDYGWYLVQKIIWKKKNPKPVGENMRRLLPNYETILWFCKNPDTYYYREFKMWKEGNYEIKPSNVNDRVVPKHSNKVFTIKKPLERFRSFLNEQTVENEITSSGFNWSELKEINPHYRHKAPYSYIIPILPILMTTKIGDTVLDIFNGTGTTCAVACALGRKSIGYDTDTSSHQFAAKRLKMVEENRPTTDEITEFENDYMEEAA